From Leptotrichia sp. oral taxon 215 str. W9775, a single genomic window includes:
- a CDS encoding N(4)-(beta-N-acetylglucosaminyl)-L-asparaginase encodes MWGIIATWCMAHDGVKEAAEILKNDGNAGKAIETAIKNVEDFPFYKSVGYGGLPNEEMEVELDAAYMDGSNFDFGAVCAIKDFANPISIAKDLSHLNENSMLVSEGAEKYAHKRGFERKNMLTDRAKIHYKNRLKDMAHIEEMAIKPYSGHDTVGMVCLDTDENIVAGTSTSGLFMKKKGRVGDSPVIGSGLYADSEIGGASATGLGEDIMKGIISYEIVKLMENGLSPQEACEKAVFSFEKKLIGKRGRAGDISVIAMNNKGEWGAATNIENFSFVAGNETNPVKVYRTKRKGDKMVHEEATKEWLQEYIDERTKPLVEK; translated from the coding sequence ATGTGGGGAATAATTGCAACATGGTGTATGGCACATGACGGTGTCAAAGAAGCGGCAGAAATACTGAAAAATGATGGGAATGCAGGAAAAGCAATAGAAACAGCAATAAAAAATGTTGAAGATTTTCCTTTTTATAAATCTGTAGGCTATGGTGGCCTTCCAAATGAAGAAATGGAAGTGGAACTGGATGCGGCATATATGGATGGAAGCAACTTTGATTTTGGTGCAGTTTGTGCCATTAAGGATTTTGCCAATCCTATATCTATTGCAAAGGATTTGAGTCATTTAAATGAAAATAGCATGTTAGTAAGTGAAGGAGCAGAAAAATATGCTCATAAAAGAGGATTTGAAAGAAAAAATATGCTGACAGACAGGGCAAAAATTCATTATAAAAATAGATTGAAGGATATGGCGCATATAGAAGAAATGGCGATAAAACCTTATTCAGGACATGATACGGTAGGTATGGTATGTCTTGATACAGATGAAAATATAGTTGCAGGAACTTCTACAAGTGGACTTTTCATGAAAAAGAAAGGTAGAGTGGGAGATTCCCCTGTAATCGGATCAGGACTTTATGCTGACAGTGAAATCGGTGGAGCAAGTGCAACAGGGCTTGGAGAAGATATAATGAAGGGAATAATCTCATATGAAATAGTAAAACTTATGGAAAATGGACTATCTCCTCAGGAAGCATGTGAAAAGGCTGTATTCAGTTTTGAAAAAAAATTAATAGGAAAAAGGGGAAGAGCAGGGGATATTTCTGTAATTGCCATGAATAATAAAGGAGAATGGGGAGCAGCTACAAATATTGAGAATTTTTCCTTTGTTGCCGGAAATGAAACAAATCCTGTAAAAGTATACAGGACAAAAAGAAAAGGCGATAAAATGGTGCATGAAGAAGCAACTAAAGAATGGCTGCAGGAATACATAGATGAAAGAACAAAACCTCTTGTAGAAAAGTAA
- a CDS encoding PepSY domain-containing protein — protein MKKNYLKWALSSLLIIGSIGFATGKPDVAVKTPNLVIENQTGNSEIKSAKNDRTKLSHDRVKQIVTARVPGSNVSEIKDFRGEGDSFKGKLIHAGVTYDFEIDAYTGRAIKWSSNK, from the coding sequence ATGAAAAAGAATTATTTAAAATGGGCTTTGTCTAGTCTTCTGATTATAGGAAGTATTGGATTTGCTACAGGTAAACCTGATGTAGCAGTAAAAACTCCAAATCTTGTTATTGAAAATCAGACTGGAAATTCAGAAATTAAAAGTGCAAAAAATGATAGAACAAAACTTTCACATGACAGGGTTAAACAAATTGTTACAGCCAGAGTTCCTGGTTCAAACGTATCAGAAATTAAAGATTTCCGTGGAGAAGGAGATTCATTTAAAGGTAAACTGATTCATGCCGGAGTAACGTATGATTTTGAAATTGATGCTTACACAGGAAGAGCTATAAAATGGAGCTCTAATAAGTAA
- a CDS encoding Sapep family Mn(2+)-dependent dipeptidase: MDDTLKNKGSICEKESKMKKSNSENFCDDKIIMEIKEEVKKIQPELIETIRELVSIYSIQMEAEENAPFGKGPAEALDKALEISERFRFTTVNIDNKIGYAEYVSEGIKDCDEYIGVFGHVDVVPLGEGWKHSPLGGEIENNRIYGRGVLDNKGPILSNLFALHILKKLGIKFDVPVRVVFGTNEETGFGCVKHYLTKEKPPVFGWTPDCKWPVVYGERGRLKVRIYSEMKDLDKLYDFVNNYILSAPNNGVKLKIDFRDDDFGEMILRGYRFGISENRHFFEFVMSYPAVCKKEQLMDLIRSSLAEGTELEEIANWNPVLYDKNSEYVQTLQKVYNYVTGFDAKPVTTTGGTYAKIIPNIIAYGPSFPGQKDIAHLPDEWFDLSDLQKITEIYALSLYEISKLKNRK, from the coding sequence ATGGATGATACTTTAAAAAATAAAGGAAGTATTTGTGAAAAAGAAAGTAAAATGAAGAAAAGTAATTCTGAAAATTTCTGTGATGATAAAATAATTATGGAAATAAAGGAAGAGGTAAAGAAAATACAGCCTGAATTAATAGAAACAATACGTGAATTAGTTTCGATTTACAGTATTCAGATGGAAGCTGAAGAAAATGCCCCATTTGGAAAAGGGCCTGCCGAAGCACTGGATAAAGCTTTGGAAATATCAGAAAGATTTAGATTTACCACAGTGAATATAGACAATAAAATAGGTTATGCAGAATATGTGTCAGAAGGAATTAAGGATTGTGATGAATATATAGGAGTTTTCGGTCATGTGGATGTAGTTCCTCTTGGTGAAGGGTGGAAACATTCTCCATTAGGCGGAGAAATAGAAAATAACCGTATATATGGAAGAGGAGTTCTGGATAATAAAGGGCCTATTCTTTCAAATCTGTTTGCCCTTCATATTTTGAAGAAATTAGGGATAAAATTTGATGTCCCTGTAAGAGTAGTTTTTGGAACAAATGAAGAAACGGGCTTCGGATGTGTAAAACATTATCTCACAAAGGAGAAACCTCCTGTTTTTGGATGGACTCCTGACTGTAAGTGGCCAGTTGTGTATGGAGAAAGAGGAAGGCTCAAAGTAAGAATATATTCAGAAATGAAGGATTTAGACAAATTATATGATTTTGTAAATAACTATATTTTATCAGCTCCCAACAATGGAGTGAAATTGAAGATAGATTTTAGAGATGATGACTTTGGAGAAATGATATTAAGAGGTTACAGATTTGGAATTTCTGAAAATAGACATTTTTTTGAATTTGTAATGAGTTATCCTGCAGTATGTAAAAAAGAACAGCTTATGGATTTAATTAGAAGCAGCCTTGCAGAAGGAACAGAATTGGAGGAAATTGCCAACTGGAATCCTGTATTATATGATAAAAATTCTGAATATGTGCAGACTTTACAGAAGGTATATAATTATGTTACAGGCTTTGATGCTAAACCTGTAACAACGACAGGAGGTACTTATGCAAAAATAATTCCTAATATTATTGCTTATGGTCCAAGTTTTCCTGGTCAGAAGGATATAGCACATTTACCTGATGAATGGTTTGATTTGTCAGATTTACAGAAAATAACGGAAATTTATGCACTTTCATTATATGAAATAAGTAAGTTGAAAAATAGAAAATAA
- a CDS encoding DUF4299 family protein, with protein sequence MSVSFYVQNKKKFLGYEPVLNVETALSLLDKELYSYNTGNIDINDLLLSPVSNYQCLLIGDGKDSSRGFELFYDNKDKYYSVRVFTPSSREDWLLALEYIKALAKKFDSKIISETGEEYTAENIDKFDYERDILYGIEVISSRVKGDEPTLYSIFGINRVVSFNQEMIDKIENSDSPIDTFSNMVKEIQYLDAYSANQRFFKNKEDGRIRGAYTLTQNIRTILPYKPSVEFENSDIVKNEDIAFWDIGLVTIDGDENDKDSYNVAAYLNYDDFIKNLPENKYRFIDASYIMVEPLNREELLGLVK encoded by the coding sequence ATGAGTGTAAGCTTTTATGTGCAAAACAAGAAAAAATTTTTAGGTTATGAGCCAGTTTTAAATGTTGAAACTGCATTGAGTTTACTGGATAAGGAGCTTTACAGCTATAATACTGGAAATATTGATATTAACGATTTGCTGTTATCTCCAGTTTCTAATTATCAATGTCTATTAATAGGAGATGGTAAAGATAGTTCAAGAGGATTTGAATTATTTTATGATAATAAAGATAAGTATTATAGTGTGCGGGTTTTTACTCCGTCATCCAGGGAAGATTGGCTTTTGGCATTGGAATATATAAAAGCATTGGCTAAGAAATTTGATTCAAAAATTATAAGTGAAACAGGAGAAGAATATACAGCTGAAAATATTGATAAATTTGACTATGAAAGAGATATACTTTATGGAATAGAAGTAATTTCATCAAGAGTTAAAGGTGATGAGCCGACTCTTTACAGTATTTTTGGCATAAATAGAGTTGTGTCCTTTAATCAGGAAATGATTGATAAAATAGAAAATTCAGATAGCCCTATTGATACTTTTTCTAATATGGTAAAGGAAATACAGTATTTAGATGCCTATTCGGCAAATCAGCGATTTTTCAAAAACAAGGAAGATGGAAGAATAAGAGGAGCTTATACTCTTACACAAAATATTAGAACAATACTTCCTTACAAGCCTAGTGTTGAATTTGAAAATTCAGATATAGTTAAAAATGAAGATATTGCCTTCTGGGATATTGGATTAGTAACTATTGACGGAGATGAAAACGATAAAGACAGTTATAATGTTGCGGCATATTTAAATTATGATGATTTTATTAAAAATTTGCCAGAAAATAAATACAGATTTATAGATGCTTCGTATATTATGGTTGAACCATTAAACAGGGAAGAACTTTTAGGATTAGTAAAATAG
- a CDS encoding type II toxin-antitoxin system RelE/ParE family toxin has product MKGFWRYRVKNYRIIAKIKKEELVILIVQIDRRDKIYI; this is encoded by the coding sequence CTGAAAGGATTTTGGAGATATAGAGTTAAAAACTATAGGATTATTGCAAAAATTAAAAAGGAAGAATTAGTCATTTTAATTGTTCAAATAGATAGAAGGGATAAAATTTATATTTAG
- a CDS encoding cell wall metabolism sensor histidine kinase WalK, protein MNKISIKLKIMLWYMGLMTGLVILFLLIIFYMSEKIIHSYEYGYLKTTVESSFKEIYVKNGEIIVDNDMETKINTIQISVYNKNLGFVYGNNPLNFEYDDTFSDKKIIKTVKHQHEKWYVYESKKNYEGYGEIWIRGVMSAVGASQAIETVISISLIIFPFFLIFAGIIGYIITRNAFIPIKKIRSAAEKINEGNDLSQRINLGEGNDEIYTLANTFDTMFDRLQDSFEREVQFNSDVSHELRTPISVIMSQSEYGKENLVSVEEGKNIFNIIFNEAQKMSQLVSQLLTLSRMDRGHQKLNLANVNISELAEIVIDSRREDAKRKNINIFSKITPDIYADIDEIMIMRVFINLLSNAVTYGKTNGNIYVDLDVQEKTIVIKIADDGIGISDEHINKIWTRFYQVDPSRNSEGTGLGLSMVKWIVEAHSGTISVVSKLGEGTIFTIKIPLKIHLL, encoded by the coding sequence ATGAATAAAATTTCTATAAAACTGAAAATAATGCTATGGTATATGGGATTAATGACAGGTCTTGTAATACTCTTTCTTCTGATTATTTTCTATATGAGTGAAAAGATTATCCATTCTTATGAATATGGATATCTTAAAACTACAGTGGAAAGCAGCTTTAAGGAGATATATGTCAAAAATGGGGAAATTATCGTTGACAATGATATGGAAACCAAAATAAACACAATACAGATTTCAGTATACAATAAAAATTTAGGATTTGTATACGGTAATAATCCTCTAAATTTTGAATATGACGATACTTTTTCAGACAAAAAAATTATTAAAACTGTTAAACATCAGCATGAAAAATGGTATGTATATGAAAGTAAAAAAAATTATGAAGGATATGGAGAAATCTGGATTCGTGGTGTAATGTCTGCAGTTGGAGCAAGTCAGGCCATAGAAACTGTAATTTCAATCTCTCTTATTATATTTCCATTTTTCCTTATTTTTGCCGGAATAATTGGATATATTATAACCCGAAATGCTTTCATACCTATTAAAAAAATTAGGTCTGCCGCTGAAAAAATAAACGAAGGAAACGACTTATCACAAAGGATAAACCTGGGTGAAGGAAATGATGAAATTTATACGTTAGCAAATACATTTGATACAATGTTTGACAGACTGCAAGATTCTTTTGAAAGGGAAGTACAGTTTAATTCAGATGTATCTCATGAATTACGGACACCAATTTCTGTCATAATGTCCCAGTCGGAATATGGAAAGGAAAATTTAGTTTCTGTTGAAGAAGGTAAAAATATCTTTAACATAATCTTTAATGAAGCTCAAAAAATGTCACAGCTTGTTTCTCAGCTTCTAACCCTTTCAAGAATGGACAGGGGACATCAGAAATTAAATCTGGCTAATGTCAATATTAGTGAACTGGCAGAAATTGTTATTGATTCCAGAAGGGAAGATGCCAAAAGAAAAAATATAAATATCTTTTCTAAAATTACCCCTGATATTTATGCTGATATTGATGAAATAATGATAATGAGAGTTTTTATAAATCTTCTCTCAAATGCTGTTACATATGGAAAAACTAACGGAAATATTTATGTTGATTTAGATGTGCAGGAGAAAACAATTGTAATCAAAATTGCTGATGACGGAATTGGAATAAGTGATGAACATATTAATAAAATATGGACAAGATTTTACCAGGTTGATCCTTCACGTAACAGTGAGGGAACAGGACTTGGCCTTTCAATGGTAAAATGGATTGTGGAAGCTCATAGTGGAACTATTTCGGTTGTAAGTAAACTTGGTGAAGGAACAATTTTCACAATAAAAATTCCACTTAAAATCCATTTACTATAA
- a CDS encoding response regulator transcription factor: protein MRILVVEDEVNLNDIIVKKLKLEHYGVDSCFDGEEALDYIFSVEYDVILLDIMLPKLNGFEVLKKIRSRNIKTPVLLLTARDGIEDRVQGLDFGADDYLIKPFAFDELLARIRVLLRRNTNNASNVFTIANLSVNCDSHEVYRDKTPIKLSTREFTILEYMIRNKEKVLPREKIEQHIWDYNYEGGTNVVDVYIRYLRKKIDDNFSPKLIHTIRGIGYILKVDNE, encoded by the coding sequence ATGCGGATACTTGTAGTTGAAGATGAAGTAAACTTAAATGATATTATCGTCAAAAAATTAAAATTGGAACACTATGGCGTTGATTCATGCTTTGATGGGGAAGAAGCACTTGATTATATTTTTTCTGTTGAGTATGATGTCATATTGCTGGATATTATGCTCCCTAAATTAAATGGTTTTGAAGTTCTTAAAAAGATAAGAAGTCGTAATATTAAAACTCCAGTTCTTCTCCTTACAGCACGTGACGGAATAGAAGACAGAGTTCAGGGGCTTGATTTTGGAGCTGATGACTATCTTATAAAGCCTTTTGCCTTTGATGAACTTCTGGCGAGAATTCGTGTACTTCTTAGAAGAAATACAAATAATGCAAGTAATGTCTTTACTATTGCAAACCTTAGCGTTAACTGTGATTCCCATGAAGTGTACAGGGATAAAACTCCAATAAAACTCTCAACAAGGGAATTTACTATACTGGAATATATGATCAGAAACAAGGAAAAAGTTCTTCCAAGGGAAAAAATTGAACAGCACATATGGGATTACAACTATGAAGGTGGTACAAATGTTGTTGATGTGTATATAAGGTATTTAAGAAAAAAAATTGATGATAATTTTTCACCAAAACTGATTCACACCATAAGGGGGATTGGATATATTCTGAAGGTGGACAATGAATAA
- a CDS encoding PepSY domain-containing protein, with product MKKIFLKSIVIISLLLEITVYSANINYNDFILNQNNTAEKIRFSAGKNISSEKAKQIALSHARVAERDAKITKIQLGVENGVAVYEIEFYVNGKKFEYDVNSNSGEIVKVK from the coding sequence TTGAAAAAAATATTTTTAAAATCAATAGTAATTATTTCTCTTTTGCTTGAAATAACAGTATATTCTGCTAACATTAATTATAATGATTTTATTCTTAATCAGAATAATACTGCTGAAAAAATTAGATTTTCTGCAGGAAAAAATATCTCTTCTGAAAAAGCTAAACAGATTGCGTTATCTCATGCAAGAGTGGCAGAACGTGATGCTAAAATTACTAAAATTCAGCTTGGGGTAGAAAATGGTGTTGCCGTATATGAAATTGAATTTTACGTAAACGGAAAGAAGTTTGAATACGATGTAAACAGTAATTCAGGGGAAATTGTAAAAGTTAAATAA